Proteins encoded together in one Lachnospiraceae bacterium JLR.KK008 window:
- a CDS encoding HAD hydrolase-like protein produces the protein MIRAVVFDFDGVILESATIKTDAFAQVVADYPRGQAEAFVRYHMSHMGISRHVKFRYLIEEILKQPYSEQAEKELADRFSGIVFSRVMTCPFVPGAREFLERNHQKYDFYVASGTPEEELLQVVEGRGLADYFKQIYGTPMKKEEIVETICRTHGYAKEEMVFVGDASTDKNAAAHTGLIFIGRNTPENIDAFRDVIYRVDNLLQIEKIIGEM, from the coding sequence ATGATCAGAGCAGTCGTATTTGACTTTGACGGTGTTATTCTGGAATCCGCGACGATCAAGACAGATGCCTTTGCACAAGTCGTGGCGGACTATCCACGCGGACAGGCGGAAGCATTTGTGCGGTATCATATGTCGCATATGGGCATTTCCAGACATGTAAAATTCCGCTATCTGATCGAAGAAATATTAAAGCAGCCATACAGCGAACAGGCGGAGAAAGAGTTGGCGGACCGGTTTTCCGGGATCGTGTTTTCACGGGTCATGACCTGTCCCTTTGTACCGGGAGCCAGGGAGTTTCTGGAGAGAAATCATCAGAAGTATGATTTCTATGTCGCGTCAGGGACGCCGGAGGAGGAGCTTTTGCAGGTTGTGGAGGGACGAGGTCTGGCGGACTATTTTAAACAGATTTACGGGACGCCGATGAAGAAGGAAGAGATCGTGGAGACGATCTGCCGCACGCATGGATATGCAAAAGAGGAAATGGTTTTTGTAGGGGATGCGTCGACAGACAAAAATGCGGCGGCCCATACGGGGCTCATTTTTATCGGGCGGAATACGCCGGAAAATATCGATGCGTTTCGTGATGTGATATATCGGGTGGATAATCTGCTGCAAATAGAAAAGATTATAGGGGAAATGTAA
- a CDS encoding cyclase family protein, producing MLIDVSYPYSGTMAIYPGNPEFMIERVQDLQKGDSANVSRLTLGTHAGTHIDAPSHFIQGAKTIDQIPLDAMNGEAKLFDVQGHPEITKELLAQYEIQTGDIILLKTDNSGVFHGDVVLSDYVTLDYEAAAYLAERRPRMVCIDYMTIERPKARRIAGKSVHSILLSEGILIGEALKLADVNEGTYQFYCFPLNVVGADGVPVRMALSI from the coding sequence ATGCTGATAGATGTTAGTTATCCATATAGCGGTACAATGGCGATCTACCCGGGCAATCCGGAATTTATGATCGAGCGGGTACAGGATCTGCAAAAAGGCGACAGTGCGAATGTTTCCCGTCTGACGCTTGGCACACATGCAGGTACGCACATCGACGCTCCCAGCCATTTTATCCAGGGGGCGAAGACGATCGACCAGATTCCACTGGATGCGATGAACGGAGAGGCAAAATTGTTTGATGTTCAGGGCCATCCGGAGATTACGAAAGAGCTGCTTGCGCAGTATGAGATTCAGACAGGAGACATCATCTTGCTGAAGACGGATAATTCCGGTGTCTTTCACGGGGATGTGGTGCTGTCAGACTATGTGACGCTCGATTATGAGGCAGCGGCATATCTGGCAGAGAGACGGCCACGGATGGTCTGCATTGATTATATGACGATCGAGAGACCTAAGGCCAGACGGATCGCGGGCAAAAGCGTTCACAGTATCCTTCTGTCAGAAGGAATACTGATTGGCGAAGCCTTAAAACTGGCGGATGTGAACGAGGGAACGTATCAGTTTTACTGTTTTCCACTGAATGTCGTCGGTGCGGACGGCGTTCCGGTGCGGATGGCGTTGTCCATATAA
- a CDS encoding glycosyltransferase yields the protein MGRPLVTVFVPCYNAGRFISETIDSVLTQTYRNFELLIIDDGSADNSREIIEAYAARDERIHIYYNECNRGVAYTRNRGIEEAQGKYLAVMDADDIATPDRLEKEVRYLEAHPSVGAVSGCLYKIDECGRRTGKSGRTAYGAQDVKAHMFFENVMIHSASMYRLDIVRKYKVRYPDDYHGIEDYMFWCRLLDYTDVVVLGEYFVSYRIVNTGLSVTNRRRCNAERIRCKDEVHRYVLESNGFWFPDPLLRRCLSRYSDMLPQGGVGNLMLMSVYFGCMLWQARRMAKPYYAELKVYLGNNVKRMLRETI from the coding sequence ATGGGCAGACCGCTGGTAACAGTGTTTGTTCCCTGCTACAATGCGGGAAGATTTATTTCGGAGACGATCGACAGCGTCCTGACACAGACATACAGGAATTTTGAACTGCTTATCATCGACGATGGTTCCGCAGACAACAGCAGAGAAATCATAGAAGCATATGCGGCGAGAGACGAGAGAATCCATATTTATTATAACGAATGCAATCGCGGCGTTGCCTATACGAGAAACAGAGGCATCGAAGAGGCGCAGGGCAAATATCTGGCAGTGATGGATGCGGATGACATCGCTACCCCGGATCGCCTGGAGAAGGAAGTGCGGTATCTGGAGGCTCATCCGTCTGTCGGCGCTGTCAGCGGCTGTCTGTACAAGATTGACGAGTGTGGGAGAAGAACCGGGAAATCAGGAAGGACTGCCTATGGAGCGCAGGATGTTAAAGCGCATATGTTTTTTGAGAACGTTATGATTCACAGTGCTTCCATGTACCGCCTGGACATTGTCAGGAAGTATAAGGTCCGTTATCCGGATGACTATCATGGGATCGAGGATTATATGTTCTGGTGCAGGCTGCTGGATTACACAGACGTTGTTGTATTAGGCGAATATTTCGTTTCTTACCGGATCGTCAACACCGGACTGAGTGTCACGAACCGCCGGAGATGTAATGCGGAGAGAATCCGGTGTAAAGATGAGGTACACCGATATGTGCTGGAGAGCAACGGATTTTGGTTCCCTGATCCGTTGCTGCGCCGGTGTCTTTCACGGTATTCTGATATGCTTCCACAGGGCGGCGTTGGCAATCTTATGTTGATGTCTGTCTATTTTGGGTGTATGTTATGGCAGGCCAGGCGGATGGCAAAGCCCTACTATGCGGAATTGAAAGTTTATCTGGGAAATAATGTGAAAAGAATGCTGCGGGAAACGATTTAG
- a CDS encoding glycosyltransferase — translation MDTPLVSVIVPVYNIEDYIGICIESIRRQTYQNLQIILVDDGSTDQSGVICDAHASKDDRIEVIHQKNGGLVKARKRGLTAAKGTYIGFVDGDDYIEPQMYAALVREIDSGGADFVHSGYWKGDCEKIVPPAGIVNVSTEKNKFFAEAVLGPEKQIRPSIWSKLFRASLIRKCYTQVPDSCCFGEDTLTLFLCVLESDRIALTDVTYYHYRIREGSLAHKNQIRDLENVFHLHENLCKVLRVYGLYENCAVMIDEFLWGNLLWYMSRVSRHPFQIAMCEFADADRLAGKKIVLYGAGVIGRDYYAQLSRYGDCEIVAWVDAHPQRYRYPHVTLYGPEILSEKTFDLLVIAVREEKLAEEIRSQLMQSGVEESKICWEKPKELMLAETED, via the coding sequence ATGGATACCCCTCTGGTGAGCGTGATCGTCCCGGTCTATAATATCGAAGACTATATCGGGATCTGTATTGAGAGCATACGCAGGCAGACGTATCAGAACTTACAGATTATTCTTGTGGACGACGGATCGACGGATCAGTCCGGTGTAATCTGTGATGCTCATGCGTCAAAAGACGACCGGATCGAAGTGATCCATCAGAAAAATGGTGGGCTGGTAAAGGCCAGAAAACGTGGGCTTACAGCGGCAAAGGGAACTTACATCGGGTTTGTCGACGGGGACGATTATATAGAACCGCAAATGTATGCGGCTCTCGTCAGGGAGATTGACTCCGGCGGGGCCGACTTCGTACATTCCGGCTACTGGAAAGGCGACTGTGAGAAGATTGTGCCTCCGGCAGGGATTGTGAATGTTTCCACAGAGAAAAATAAATTCTTCGCAGAAGCGGTACTGGGGCCGGAGAAGCAGATTCGCCCCAGTATCTGGTCTAAACTGTTTCGGGCGTCATTGATCAGAAAATGCTACACACAAGTGCCGGACAGCTGTTGTTTCGGAGAAGACACTCTGACCCTTTTTCTGTGTGTGCTGGAAAGCGATCGGATTGCACTGACGGATGTCACTTATTATCACTATCGGATACGCGAAGGCTCTCTGGCGCATAAAAATCAGATCAGAGATCTGGAGAATGTCTTTCACCTGCATGAAAATTTATGTAAAGTTCTGCGTGTTTATGGACTGTATGAGAATTGTGCGGTGATGATCGACGAATTCTTATGGGGCAATCTGTTATGGTATATGAGCAGAGTTTCCCGGCATCCGTTTCAGATTGCCATGTGTGAGTTCGCAGATGCGGATCGGCTGGCCGGAAAGAAGATCGTGCTCTACGGAGCAGGTGTGATTGGGCGCGATTACTATGCGCAGCTCAGCCGATATGGCGACTGTGAGATCGTGGCCTGGGTGGACGCTCATCCGCAGAGGTACCGGTATCCTCACGTAACACTGTACGGACCGGAAATTCTGTCTGAAAAGACGTTTGATCTGTTGGTTATCGCGGTGCGGGAAGAGAAGCTGGCGGAGGAGATTCGCAGCCAGCTTATGCAAAGCGGCGTGGAAGAGAGCAAAATCTGCTGGGAAAAACCGAAGGAGCTGATGCTTGCAGAGACAGAGGACTGA
- a CDS encoding NAD(P)-dependent oxidoreductase, protein MKAVVFGGSGFLGSHVADELQKKGYEVVIFDRVPSCYLQGGQTMKTGDILSREQVLEAVTGCDYVYNYAGIADLDNASTRPVDTVMLNVAGTCNIMDACVSHQVKRFVYASSFYANSEKGGFYRCSKQAAELYIEEYQRKYGLEYTILRYGSLYGPRADRNNGMKKMIERAMSREPIHCSGMEEDTREYIHVSDAAQLSVEILDQKYANHHVQLTGHEAYSRKQIMDLIGEILGRKLEVIYDQAESELHYHITPYTYKPHANYKLVSNYYHDLGQGIIECMREIEEYADRC, encoded by the coding sequence ATGAAAGCGGTTGTGTTTGGCGGATCGGGCTTTCTTGGCAGTCATGTGGCGGATGAACTGCAGAAGAAAGGATATGAGGTCGTTATCTTTGACCGGGTGCCGTCCTGCTATCTGCAGGGCGGGCAGACTATGAAAACAGGAGATATTCTAAGCAGGGAGCAAGTGTTGGAGGCGGTAACAGGGTGTGACTATGTATACAACTACGCAGGGATTGCTGATTTGGACAATGCCTCCACGAGACCGGTCGATACGGTGATGCTGAATGTGGCCGGCACCTGTAACATTATGGATGCCTGTGTGTCACATCAGGTAAAGCGGTTTGTGTATGCCAGTTCTTTTTATGCCAACAGTGAGAAGGGCGGTTTTTACCGGTGCAGCAAACAGGCGGCAGAGCTCTATATTGAAGAATATCAGAGGAAGTATGGCCTGGAATATACGATTTTGCGGTATGGCTCGCTGTACGGTCCGCGGGCGGATCGAAACAATGGCATGAAAAAAATGATCGAGAGAGCGATGAGCAGGGAGCCGATCCATTGCTCTGGCATGGAGGAAGACACGCGGGAATACATCCATGTGTCGGATGCCGCGCAGCTCAGTGTGGAGATTCTGGATCAGAAGTATGCCAATCATCACGTGCAGCTTACAGGCCACGAGGCGTATTCCAGAAAACAGATCATGGATCTGATCGGGGAAATACTGGGCAGGAAGCTCGAAGTGATCTATGACCAGGCAGAATCAGAGCTGCACTATCATATTACGCCCTATACCTATAAACCTCATGCCAATTATAAGCTGGTGAGTAATTATTATCATGATCTGGGACAGGGGATCATCGAATGTATGAGGGAGATCGAAGAATATGCTGATAGATGTTAG
- a CDS encoding methyltransferase domain-containing protein, with protein MIAIEPSEDMIKICQEKQLCTIPQMFEDIVVKAEKQFDLLCLFELFEHLGNPEIFIRKCNSVLNQCGFEVVEAKTPGRLDWDIVEETHKRGEVKLERFWQQIVGADTKVKDELQEWISQNGFSSHMQIIARKVKDVGTKTCE; from the coding sequence TTGATTGCGATCGAACCATCGGAAGATATGATAAAGATCTGTCAGGAGAAACAATTATGTACAATTCCGCAAATGTTTGAGGATATAGTGGTGAAAGCTGAGAAACAGTTCGATCTGCTGTGCTTGTTTGAGTTGTTTGAACATCTGGGGAATCCGGAGATCTTTATCCGGAAATGTAATTCTGTCTTGAATCAGTGTGGTTTTGAAGTTGTCGAAGCAAAAACGCCTGGGAGATTAGACTGGGATATTGTAGAAGAGACGCATAAACGCGGAGAAGTGAAATTGGAAAGGTTCTGGCAGCAGATTGTGGGAGCGGATACGAAAGTAAAGGATGAATTACAGGAGTGGATCTCCCAAAATGGATTTTCCTCGCATATGCAGATCATTGCCAGAAAAGTAAAGGATGTTGGAACGAAAACGTGTGAATAA
- a CDS encoding SDR family oxidoreductase, with protein MNRVLIIAASSELASGVLPALVESGCNVGLHYSSNKAAVERYEGMETVMLIQKTIRSEEDCRDIVEKYVERAGGIDSIVIFLGNISSTCHWSEIGPEQLTNEYLYNAVYPLMLAKYAAQYMQGNSVGRILLISTASVRRGGGSTTIGYGMAKAALECGAKRLARDLASAGILVNVIAPGFFDTQFNRRRKKLSDQDVAERIAMIPLKRGGRKEEIASCVLYMLSEGAGFITGQIITVDGGDFL; from the coding sequence ATGAACAGAGTGTTGATCATTGCCGCCAGCAGTGAACTGGCATCGGGAGTCTTGCCGGCGCTTGTGGAAAGTGGCTGCAACGTTGGCCTGCATTATTCGTCGAATAAAGCGGCGGTGGAAAGATATGAAGGTATGGAAACGGTAATGCTGATCCAGAAGACAATCCGCAGTGAAGAAGACTGCCGGGACATTGTTGAGAAGTACGTGGAACGGGCAGGCGGAATCGACAGCATTGTCATATTTCTGGGCAATATTTCTTCCACCTGTCACTGGTCTGAGATCGGACCGGAGCAGCTTACCAACGAATATCTTTACAATGCGGTATATCCGCTGATGCTGGCAAAATATGCAGCGCAGTATATGCAGGGAAACAGTGTGGGGCGGATCTTGCTGATCAGCACTGCTTCCGTGCGAAGGGGCGGGGGCAGTACGACGATAGGCTACGGCATGGCGAAGGCGGCTCTGGAATGCGGGGCCAAAAGGCTTGCCAGAGATCTGGCGTCTGCCGGAATACTGGTTAATGTCATTGCACCGGGGTTTTTTGATACACAGTTCAATCGGCGGCGTAAAAAATTATCGGATCAGGATGTGGCGGAAAGGATTGCTATGATTCCTTTGAAAAGAGGCGGCAGGAAAGAAGAGATTGCAAGCTGTGTCTTATATATGTTGTCAGAGGGAGCCGGTTTTATCACCGGACAGATCATAACGGTAGATGGAGGAGACTTTCTGTAA
- a CDS encoding glycosyltransferase, translating into MKKNILIVTEANARVASGHLLECISCYHELRANGVAAELMINADMPSGLKARMPDTYYEYETDIQREAVRLVEVVREKNIDLILFNLREIANSFLQEIRRALEDTVTVIVIDEFGRRKLEADIIINPMIDSYYWEYDTAGKVYCGAQYLILPENLKSYHEKEKEIRDKVETITVSMGGVDAPGTTVKLAKWLGELSDEIQINLVLGGGFAYTEQLNQTVNGKRNIMVCQNISYLYDLFMQSDIAICAGGNTLHELAALGVPALVIPSMPHEQRNGQAFERQGFSLCCEEARQITKETLTAHLRQLSDSSVRRDMQECGKRIADGRGDERVCRILLKETRQWNG; encoded by the coding sequence ATGAAAAAAAACATACTGATCGTAACGGAAGCCAATGCGAGAGTGGCAAGTGGACATTTGCTGGAATGTATCTCCTGTTATCATGAGCTGCGCGCGAATGGTGTGGCGGCGGAGCTGATGATTAATGCCGATATGCCATCCGGACTGAAAGCGCGGATGCCGGATACCTATTATGAATACGAAACAGATATTCAGCGGGAAGCGGTGCGCCTGGTGGAAGTGGTGCGGGAAAAGAACATTGATCTGATACTTTTTAATCTGCGGGAAATCGCAAATTCCTTTTTACAGGAAATTCGCAGAGCGCTGGAAGATACCGTGACAGTGATTGTGATCGATGAATTCGGCCGCAGGAAACTGGAGGCGGACATCATTATCAATCCGATGATCGACAGCTATTACTGGGAATATGATACGGCAGGCAAAGTATATTGCGGTGCGCAATACCTGATTCTGCCGGAAAATTTAAAGAGCTATCACGAAAAAGAGAAAGAAATCAGAGACAAAGTAGAGACGATCACCGTTTCCATGGGTGGTGTCGATGCTCCGGGAACGACAGTAAAACTGGCAAAGTGGTTAGGTGAGTTGTCGGATGAGATACAGATCAATCTTGTGCTGGGAGGAGGATTTGCATATACGGAGCAGTTGAACCAGACAGTAAACGGAAAACGAAATATAATGGTCTGTCAAAATATTTCTTATCTGTATGACTTATTCATGCAATCGGATATCGCAATCTGTGCAGGCGGCAATACGCTGCATGAGCTGGCGGCGCTGGGGGTGCCGGCGCTGGTGATCCCCAGTATGCCGCACGAACAGAGAAATGGCCAGGCGTTTGAGAGACAGGGATTCTCACTGTGCTGTGAAGAAGCAAGGCAAATAACGAAAGAGACGCTGACAGCGCACTTGAGACAGTTATCTGACAGCAGCGTGCGCAGAGACATGCAGGAGTGTGGGAAACGGATCGCGGACGGCAGAGGAGACGAGCGGGTGTGCCGGATCCTCCTGAAGGAGACAAGGCAGTGGAATGGATAA
- a CDS encoding class I SAM-dependent methyltransferase, whose translation MYQVYEWTDNNELKTLNTYQYWNNENAEKKKEWDIRDGNFQKMENYLTKSGLKNDLKRALRLSGLCSQKALKGIELGGGVCWSAPFVFHCLDMEEMQFLEFSWHRIAKIAPLILEHYQIPEDRVKLVSGSFYEIKCPDESMDFVLLSQALHHADDVERLLTEAHRVLKKGGVALIIGEHNKGVKFCLQCMTEILRDIVIGDYHSQRISLYRQSGCLAVDKRLGDRYYALWSYAKMFRKHGFTCRRIRTAKEEHFGFILWKK comes from the coding sequence ATGTATCAGGTGTATGAGTGGACTGACAACAATGAACTGAAAACATTGAACACTTATCAATATTGGAACAATGAGAATGCGGAGAAGAAAAAAGAGTGGGACATCAGAGACGGTAATTTTCAAAAAATGGAAAATTACCTGACAAAGAGCGGATTAAAGAATGATCTGAAAAGAGCGCTGAGATTGAGCGGTCTGTGCAGTCAAAAGGCTCTGAAAGGAATTGAACTTGGCGGAGGTGTATGTTGGAGTGCACCGTTCGTGTTTCACTGTCTGGACATGGAAGAGATGCAGTTTCTGGAATTTTCCTGGCACCGGATCGCAAAAATAGCGCCTTTGATCCTGGAGCACTATCAGATTCCGGAAGACAGGGTAAAACTGGTATCTGGCAGTTTTTATGAAATAAAGTGTCCGGATGAGAGTATGGATTTCGTATTGTTGTCTCAGGCTCTGCATCATGCGGATGATGTGGAACGTTTGCTCACCGAAGCGCACCGCGTTTTGAAAAAGGGGGGGGTAGCGCTGATTATAGGCGAGCATAATAAAGGCGTTAAGTTTTGCCTGCAGTGTATGACGGAAATATTGAGAGATATTGTGATAGGAGATTACCATTCACAGAGAATTTCTTTATACAGGCAAAGTGGTTGTCTTGCCGTGGATAAGCGGCTGGGGGATCGGTATTATGCACTCTGGAGTTATGCAAAGATGTTCCGTAAGCATGGATTTACTTGCAGGAGAATAAGGACTGCAAAGGAAGAACATTTTGGATTTATCCTCTGGAAAAAGTAA
- a CDS encoding radical SAM protein, with protein MNAVEKVTVTPNSNFESLAGSNRPDDASAEYLEYREAWIQYPKQFRLRELPLHLDIEASSLCNLRCTFCDKLPLLQKNQLGNLSFETFRNVMDQFSPEEGQRLWGLKLSYRGEPLINKEVPEMVRYAKERGVLDIYFNTNGMLLTEEVSKALIEAHLDRISVSIDGTDREEYESVRIGAKLDTVLANIRTLRSLREAYQVTYPKIRIQTVKLPGLDLEKYINTWRDDADEVAAIDFKDESCRNTTLRGSWACPQLWQRMTIEWDGTIFGCNNDDLRGICLGNVNERSIYDCWHDERLMEIRRRHMQGASHEIDDCNGCPWRTAQMTKQSGQGERT; from the coding sequence GTGAATGCAGTGGAAAAAGTAACGGTAACTCCCAATTCTAATTTTGAATCACTGGCGGGAAGCAACCGGCCTGACGATGCTTCCGCGGAATATCTTGAGTACAGAGAGGCCTGGATTCAATATCCGAAGCAGTTCCGGCTGCGTGAACTGCCGCTTCATCTGGATATTGAGGCGTCCAGTCTGTGTAATCTGCGGTGTACCTTCTGCGATAAACTGCCGCTGCTGCAGAAAAATCAGTTGGGCAATCTGTCCTTCGAGACGTTTCGGAACGTGATGGATCAGTTTTCACCGGAGGAAGGTCAGAGACTGTGGGGGCTGAAACTGAGTTATCGGGGAGAGCCGCTCATTAACAAAGAGGTGCCCGAGATGGTACGGTATGCCAAGGAGCGTGGCGTACTTGACATTTATTTTAATACGAACGGCATGCTGTTGACCGAGGAAGTCAGCAAAGCGTTGATTGAGGCTCATCTTGACCGCATATCGGTCTCCATCGACGGTACGGACCGGGAAGAGTATGAGTCGGTGAGGATTGGGGCGAAGCTGGACACTGTTCTGGCAAATATCAGGACGCTTCGCAGCCTGCGGGAAGCATATCAGGTGACATATCCGAAGATCAGAATCCAGACAGTGAAGCTGCCGGGGCTTGATCTGGAGAAATACATAAATACATGGAGAGATGATGCGGATGAAGTGGCCGCGATCGATTTCAAAGATGAGTCCTGCCGGAACACGACTTTGCGTGGAAGCTGGGCATGTCCGCAGCTCTGGCAGAGGATGACGATCGAGTGGGATGGGACGATATTTGGCTGCAACAATGACGACCTGCGCGGCATCTGTCTTGGAAACGTCAATGAACGTTCCATCTATGACTGCTGGCATGACGAGAGGCTGATGGAAATCCGCAGACGGCATATGCAGGGGGCGTCTCACGAGATCGACGACTGCAACGGCTGTCCGTGGCGTACGGCGCAGATGACAAAGCAGTCCGGTCAAGGAGAACGCACATGA
- a CDS encoding phosphoglycerate dehydrogenase encodes MKIVITTSSFGKADSRPLELCREHCEVVLNPYGRKLTTEEFVELTADADGVIAGVENITREALAERPNLKVISRCGVGMDSVDQEACQEFGVRLYNTPNAPVDSVAELTVTIMLDLLKNVSNMNRDMKAGAWNKMTGFLLKGKRVGIIGMGRIGRRAAELIGAFGAEIAYSDIHDLKNEYSYMEKDALLCWADIVTVHASGCEEGSYIIGADEIGMMKETAFLVNTSRGKFIDEAALYEALAAKRLRGAALDVYSEEPYQGKLCELDHVILTPHISSSAKEGRAVMEMEAAQNLLRGLGIEV; translated from the coding sequence ATGAAGATCGTAATCACAACGAGTTCCTTTGGGAAGGCGGACAGCAGACCGCTGGAGCTTTGCAGAGAACATTGCGAGGTTGTTTTAAACCCGTACGGCAGGAAACTGACGACGGAAGAATTTGTGGAACTGACAGCGGATGCGGACGGCGTGATCGCGGGTGTGGAGAACATCACGAGAGAGGCGCTGGCAGAGCGGCCGAATCTGAAAGTAATCTCCAGATGCGGCGTCGGCATGGACAGCGTGGATCAGGAGGCTTGCCAGGAGTTTGGCGTCAGGCTGTACAACACACCGAACGCACCGGTAGATTCCGTAGCGGAGCTGACCGTCACGATCATGCTTGATCTGCTGAAAAATGTATCGAATATGAACCGGGATATGAAAGCCGGGGCATGGAATAAGATGACCGGTTTTCTGCTGAAAGGGAAACGTGTGGGCATCATCGGGATGGGGCGGATCGGACGCCGGGCTGCGGAACTGATCGGTGCATTTGGCGCAGAGATCGCCTATAGCGACATCCATGACCTGAAAAATGAATATTCCTATATGGAGAAAGATGCGCTTCTTTGCTGGGCGGACATTGTCACAGTACATGCTTCCGGCTGTGAGGAAGGAAGTTATATCATCGGAGCAGATGAGATCGGAATGATGAAAGAGACCGCATTCCTTGTCAATACTTCCAGAGGGAAGTTCATCGATGAGGCGGCCTTGTATGAGGCTCTGGCGGCGAAACGGCTCCGGGGCGCAGCACTTGACGTGTACAGTGAGGAGCCCTACCAGGGAAAACTGTGTGAACTGGATCATGTCATATTGACGCCGCATATTTCATCCAGCGCCAAAGAGGGCAGAGCTGTCATGGAGATGGAGGCGGCGCAGAATCTTTTGAGAGGACTGGGGATAGAAGTATGA
- a CDS encoding N-acetylneuraminate synthase family protein, translating to MRTKIIAEVGECFNGNLDTAYQMIEEAKKAGCDIVKFQLLDMDEVAMDDPEYDWFAKLNLPPEKIASLIRKAEECGIGILFTPVSVKTAQFIYEAGQKSVKIASSFINKTELLQYINEHFETVYVSTGMAQLEEIAAVIELLNRPQEIIILHCVSEYPTGPLLEERGLCALDEKDVHMNMMGILKMLYPHFQIGYSDHTDTILAPVVAAAMGADVIEKHFTLDRTTPIAHFNRKEEYMGTDHVLSIEPPLLREMVAQIRRTETIRGAWKWERSDGEKILKDFLRGRYTERE from the coding sequence ATGAGAACGAAAATAATCGCGGAAGTGGGCGAGTGTTTTAACGGCAATCTGGATACTGCGTATCAGATGATCGAAGAGGCGAAAAAAGCAGGATGTGATATTGTAAAATTTCAACTGCTGGACATGGACGAGGTAGCCATGGATGATCCGGAGTATGACTGGTTTGCAAAATTGAATCTCCCGCCGGAAAAGATCGCTTCTCTTATTCGGAAGGCGGAAGAATGTGGTATCGGCATTTTGTTTACTCCGGTATCCGTGAAAACGGCGCAATTTATTTATGAAGCGGGGCAGAAATCGGTTAAGATAGCCAGCAGCTTTATAAATAAGACCGAACTGTTACAGTATATCAACGAGCATTTTGAGACAGTTTATGTATCGACAGGCATGGCACAGCTGGAGGAGATCGCGGCAGTGATTGAGCTGTTGAACAGGCCGCAGGAGATTATTATCCTGCATTGTGTGTCGGAGTATCCGACAGGGCCGCTGCTGGAAGAAAGAGGCTTATGTGCTCTCGATGAAAAAGATGTACATATGAATATGATGGGGATCCTGAAGATGTTATATCCGCATTTTCAGATCGGTTATTCGGATCATACCGATACGATATTGGCTCCTGTCGTGGCTGCGGCAATGGGAGCGGATGTGATTGAGAAACATTTCACTTTAGACCGGACAACGCCGATCGCGCATTTTAACCGGAAAGAGGAGTATATGGGAACCGATCATGTCTTGTCGATCGAGCCGCCCCTGCTGCGGGAAATGGTGGCACAGATTCGAAGGACAGAGACAATCAGAGGCGCGTGGAAATGGGAACGCTCGGATGGTGAAAAGATATTAAAGGATTTTCTGAGAGGAAGATATACAGAGAGAGAATGA